The proteins below are encoded in one region of Salvelinus namaycush isolate Seneca chromosome 39, SaNama_1.0, whole genome shotgun sequence:
- the LOC120032470 gene encoding GTPase IMAP family member 7-like, with translation MTDVLPGSHAGTPEPELRLVLLGTIGCGKTLSGDTLLGQSSSGSPSSSGSSPRLCQLRRGASEGRRLTVVEAPRWYWSGGHMEAGVRKETERALELAAQGPHAFLLLVPVGQFTEVERRVPAELEEVFGEGVLKHTLVLFTCGDYLMGRGAGQYLEGEDPGLREVIDRCGGQYHVINNRRPQDREQVRELLEKVENMVQKNRGCYIRQNTLQREMEEQAMGRERELKENVDKQARERERELKEKVDEQARERERELKEKVDEQARGRERELKEKVEEQARGRERELKEKVEEQARELKKVEEQARERERELKKVEEQVRERERELKEKVEEQARERERELKRYKVKEEKETVLESRHVTNTEARRYCGSQKREVTSNSAIERRREEEREEIKRGEESEEMENWKEELEKIKKERDEIMKRKERLHLTLL, from the exons aTGACTGACGTCCTCCCCGGCAGCCATGCCGGAACTCCAGAGCCAGAGCTCCGCCTGGTCCTCCTAGGGACCATCGGCTGTGGCAAGACCCTGTCAGGAGACACCCTCCTGGGCCAGTCCTCCTCCggctctccttcctcctctggtTCTTCCCCCAGGCTTTGCCAGCTGAGGCGTGGGGCCTCTGAGGGCCGGAGGTTGACTGTGGTGGAGGCCCCTCGCTGGTACTGGAGCGGGGGCCACATGGAGGCTGGGgtgaggaaggagacagagagggcacTTGAGCTGGCTGCCCAGGGGCCACACGCCTTCCTGCTGCTGGTTCCTGTCGGCCAGTTCACTGAG GTGGAGCGCAGAGTGCCCGCTGAGCTGGAGGAGGTGTTTGGGGAGGGGGTGTTGAAACACACCCTGGTGCTGTTCACCTGTGGAGACTACCTGATGGGCCGGGGGGCGGGACAGTACCTGGAGGgagaggaccctgggctcagGGAGGTGATTGACAGGTGTGGGGGCCAATACCATGTCATCAACAACCGCCGACCGCAGGACAGGGAGCAGGTCAGGGAGCTGCTGGAGAAG GTGGAGAACATGGTACAAAAGAACAGAGGATGCTACATACGACAAAACACCctgcagagagagatggaagaacaagcgatggggagagagagggaactgaaGGAGAATGTGGACAAacaagcgagggagagagagagggaactgaaGGAGAAGGTGGACGAacaagcgagggagagagagagggaactgaaGGAGAAGGTGGACGAAcaagcgagggggagagagagggaactgaaGGAGAAGGTGGAAGAAcaagcgagggggagagagagggaactgaaGGAGAAGGTGGAAGAACAAGCGAGGGAACTGAAGAAGGTGGAAGAacaagcgagggagagagagagggaactgaaGAAGGTGGAAGAacaagtgagggagagagagagggaactgaaGGAGAAGGTGGAAGAacaagcgagggagagagagagagaactgaagaGGTACAAAgtgaaggaggagaaagagactGTGCTGGAATCTAGACACGTCACAAACACTGAGGCACGCAGATATTGTGGAAGCCAGAAAAGAGAGGTTACATCTAACTCTGCtatagagaggagaagagaggaagagagggaagagatcaagagaggggaagagagtgagGAGATGGAAAACTGGAAGGAAGAGCTGGAgaagataaagaaagagagggatgagataatGAAGA GAAAAGAGAGGTTACACCTAACTCTGCtatag
- the LOC120033048 gene encoding GTPase IMAP family member 7 produces MERKRREEGEDMEEKVTVKPLVNCLQSTPTPTPQQQPTEAQNGGPALFTRIPSFHLTEEGAILSQLSELEAKPSQKVVNTFCHRINSIGEKTTSSSPSSSSSQSELRVVLLGRSGSGKSAAGNIILGREEFVSRPDITTAVTQDCQKSRALVAGRRVAVVDTPDWFRSEHPPDVVRSQLSSCVALSAPGPHAFILCVPVDQPAQAELQALGALEKVFGPGAVRTHTLVLFTHSDRLKESGKVGVEGVEKYISSQRRDLLELVKRCGDRYHVMERGSGGEEEEERKRRSVVELLEKVEQTVREGGGECFSCPLFQEAEDRVRQRQKEIVRERRGRGEEVKRQALHSYSMQPLRETEEEVDEEEIERTREEAEKSVSALELENLPSLSSSSAWSSSLLRSVWETVGAGASKVASKVPKLTAGGALLGGVVGVFFGGPIGGAIGATAGSVVTEVGRRRFSKTKNSAEETDATGRIEGEMLDKVLKTE; encoded by the exons atggagaggaaaagAAGGGAAGAGGGGGAAGATATGGAAGAGAAAGTGACTGTGAAACCCTTGGTTAACTGTCTTCAatcaacaccaacaccaacaccacagcAGCAGCCAACAGAGGCCCAGAATGGTGGTCCAGCACTGTTCACGAGGATCCCTAGTTTCCATCTGACTGAAG AGGGCGCTATACTCTCACAGCTGTCCGAACTCGAAGCAAAACCATCCCAGAAAGTTGTTAATACCT TCTGCCACAGAATCAACAGCATTGGAGAGAAGAcaacctcctcctccccctcctcctcctcctcccagtcAGAGTTGCGTGTGGTTCTGCTGGGTAGGTCAGGGTCAGGGAAGAGTGCAGCAGGTAATATCATACTGGGTCGGGAGGAGTTTGTGTCTCGACCAGACATTACCACAGCCGTCACTCAGGACTGTCAGAAGAGCAGGGCCCTCGTCGCCGGGAGACGG gtGGCAGTGGTGGACACTCCAGACTGGTTCCGCTCCGAGCACCCTCCAGACGTGGTCCGTTCCCAGCTGTCGTCCTGTGTGGCCCTCTCGGCCCCTGGCCCCCACGCCTTCATCCTCTGTGTCCCCGTGGACCAACCAGCCCAGGCAGAGCTACAGGCTCTAGGGGCCCTAGAGAAAGTCTTTGGTCCCGGGGCGGTCCGGACCCACACCCTGGTCCTCTTCACTCACTCCGATCGGTTGAAGGAGAGCGGGAAAGTGGGAGTGGAAGGAGTGGAGAAGTATATTTCCAGCCAGAGGAGAGATTTGTTGGAGTTGGTTAAACGATGTGGGGATCGGTATCatgtgatggagagagggagcggaggagaagaggaggaggagaggaagaggaggagtgtgGTGGAGTTATTGGAGAAGGTGGAGCAGacggtgagagagggaggaggagagtgttTCTCCTGTCCGCTCTTCCAGGAGGCGGAGGAtagggtgagacagagacagaaggagatagtgagggagaggagaggaagaggagaggaggtgaagagaCAAGCGCTTCATTCCTACTCCATGCAGCccttgagagagacagaggaagaggtggatgaggaggagatagagagaacgagagaggaggCGGAGAAGAGTGTGAGCGCCCTGGAATTGGAAAATCTTCCCTCGCTCTCGTCCTCCTCTGCATGGTCTTCGTCGCTCCTTCGCTCGGTGTGGGAGACGGTGGGGGCGGGAGCGAGTAAGGTAGCGAGTAAGGTCCCCAAGCTGACGGCTGGAGGTGCGCTGCTGGGTGGGGTGGTGGGCGTGTTCTTTGGAGGGCCCATAGGGGGCGCTATAGGGGCCACTGCTGGATCTGTGGTCACTGAGGTGGGGAGAAGGAGGTTTAGCAAGACAAAGAACTCAGCAGAAGAGACAGACGCCACagggagaatagagggagaaatgttggacaaggtgttgAAAACTGAGTGA